A genomic stretch from Schistosoma haematobium chromosome 2, whole genome shotgun sequence includes:
- a CDS encoding hypothetical protein (EggNog:ENOG410VD12~COG:S): METRSKRLKENDEMDGKISKAVCGMSDVNDDKCDNVSINSMSSSQLSTSRLKLDKALLKKRNLEKRLELERQLKMLDLQEEVDIAELEYKAIEDDERLPVDKCGINAEVKNYLDYDTGCNNHSGKVCNISNIDWVEELKDTLHTMVSNMVLPRIDMMYFDGQPGHYCRFISQFNSLIGSKLSGKGQLLSYLLYYCKGKARTAIEACISLPIHLGYDRAKQILYDLFGEEHLVARDMITELLNHKSVEGSADGLTDFAIKLRNVCITFQEMGYMSDMNSPANLERTVSCLPLELQNKWVEVADKIMMTEREPVFEEFVIFVEERARISRTRFGRLAHCNSKSSKSNYESKVDKRSRLNVVKLEPSNSFTALSCEICFADHKETDCAKLLKMNVTERRQEMRRRGLCYLCLRKGHMAKSCNSDIKCDVGNCKVLHNSLLHIDGISNRVVNVVKDWNSSKVCLGIIPVRLYGSKGTLETYALLNSGSDTSLVCEELINQLGLKGKETSIKVTTVNGTTTCECLEVNLEIFSLDEQGYVKINKAYTTKKFPIDCVEPLTEEQLRSWEHLKDITLPTLQSNPVGVLIGCDTPDAHWVLEQRLRDRGHPFGVRTPLGWMVLSPRESYRSINTVHSCHSHDVSPDLERLYSYKFEEGDYFGKQGSLKSKVSVTVELNEEMCLENSLNKRQYNVSVDGSRNEFYGKVVDNSSVFPKDLMFILDLRSNITRQWSIRFNLWLMIMGKRSLCSADSNSCLCVNMELCLKPFIMVTHFLKGLEESSSVVIWNQNKELANDIWSIICELRINLVSKLELGSVVNLGS; the protein is encoded by the exons ATGGAAACACGGAGCAAAAGGCTGAAGGAAAATGACGAAATGGATGGTAAAATTTCTAAAGCTGTTTGTGGTATGTCTGatgttaatgatgataaatgtGATAATGTTAGTATTAATAGTATGTCCTCTAGTCAGCTTAGTACCTCTAGATTAAAATTAGATAAAGCATTACTGAAGAAAAGGAATTTAGAAAAGAGACTTGAATTAGAACGGCAACTTAAGATGTTAGATCTCCAAGAAGAGGTTGACATCGCTGAATTAGAATACAAGGCCATCGAGGACGATGAACGATTACCCGTAGATAAATGTGGGATAAATGCTGAAGTGAAAAATTATTTGGATTATGATACTGGGTGTAATAATCACTCAGGGAAGGTATGTAACATCTCAAATATCGATTGGGTTGAGGAACTGAAGGACACGTTACATACAATGGTTAGTAACATGGTTTTACCTAGGATCGATATGATGTACTTTGATGGGCAACCGGGTCATTATTGCCGTTTCATTAGTCAGTTTAATAGCCTTATAGGGAGTAAATTGTCAGGTAAGGGCCAATTGTTGTCGTATTTGTTATACTATTGTAAGGGAAAGGCCAGGACAGCTATTGAAGCTTGCATTTCATTACCCATTCATTTGGGTTACGATAGAGCTAAACAGATTTTGTATGACCTGTTTGGTGAGGAACACCTTGTTGCTCGCGACATGATTACTGAGTTACTTAACCACAAATCTGTTGAAGGATCAGCCGATGGCTTAACTGACTTTGCAATTAAGCTACGTAATGTATGCATAACGTTTCAGGAAATGGGGTATATGTCTGATATGAATTCTCCGGCTAATTTGGAAAGAACTGTGTCATGTTTACCCCTAGAATTACAGAATAAGTGGGTGGAAGTTGCCGATAAGATCATGATGACCGAGAGGGAGCCGGTCTTTGAAGAATTTGTGATCTTTGTAGAAGAAAGAGCCAGGATTTCTCGAACACGTTTCGGTAGATTGGCACATTGTAACTCAAAGTCCAGTAAAAGTAATTATGAAAGCAAAGTTGATAAGAGATCGCGTCTTAATGTAGTTAAGCTGGAACCAAGCAACTCATTCACGGCTCTCAGTTGTGAAATTTGCTTTGCTGATCACAAAGAGACAGATTGTGCgaagttattgaaaatgaaTGTTACAGAAAGGAGACAGGAAATGAGAAGACGTGGTCTATGTTACCTGTGTTTAAGGAAGGGTCACATGGCTAAGTCATGCAACTCGGATATCAAGTGTGACGTTGGTAATTGCAAGGTTCTGCATAATTCATTGCTACATATTGATGGTATTAGTAACCGTGTAGTAAACGTAGTTAAGGATTGGAATTCGTCGAAGGTTTGCTTGGGTATCATTCCGGTCAGATTGTATGGTTCGAAAGGAACATTGGAAACGTACGCCCTTCTTAATAGTGGTTCAGATACTTCTCTTGTATGTGAAGAGTTAATTAATCAGTTGGGTCTCAAAGGTAAGGAGACTTCGATAAAGGTAACGACTGTGAATGGAACTACTACTTGTGAATGTTTGGAAGTAAATTTAGAGATATTTTCATTAGATGAACAGGGTTATGTGAAGATCAACAAGGCTTATACGACTAAGAAGTTTCCGATCGATTGTGTAGAACCTTTAACCGAGGAACAGCTGCGATCGTGGGAGCATTTGAAAGACATCACCCTCCCGACGCTGCAAAGTAATCCAGTAGGAGTGTTGATTGGGTGTGACACTCCAGACGCACATTGGGTTCTGGAACAACGTCTGAGAGACCGGGGACATCCGTTTGGTGTGCGTACGCCTCTCGGTTGGATGGTTTTAAGTCCCAGGGAGTCTTATAGGTCCATAAATACAGTACACAGTTGTCATTCTCATGATGTTTCTCCGGATCTAGAAAGATTATATAGTTATAAGTTCGAGGAGGGAGACTATTTTGGTAAACAGGGTTCACTTAAATCAAAGGTTTCTGTAACAGTGGAACTAAACGAAGAAATGTGTTTGGAAAATTCGCTTAATAAACGGCAATATAATGTAAGTGTTGATGGGTCTCGTAATGAATTTTACGGAAAGGTAGTAGACAATTCATCTGTATTTCCAAAAGATCTGATGTTCATATTGGATTTACGTAGCAACATTACCAGGCAGTGGTCCATACGATTTAATTTGTGGCTAATGATCATGGGAAAAAGATCTTTATGTTCTGCGGACTCAAATAGTTGTTTGTGTGTGAATATGGAATTGTGCCTCAAGCCATTCATTATGGTTACTCATTTTCTAAAAGGACTAGAAGAGTCTAGCAGTGTTGTGATTTGGAATCAGAATAAAGAGTTGGCG aacgacatttggtcgattatttgtgaattacgaataaatttggtatctaaattggaGCTTGGTTccgttgttaatttgggttcgtaa
- a CDS encoding KappaPI-actitoxin-Avd3d (EggNog:ENOG410IT8I~COG:O~MEROPS:MER0017884): MAQEKESLVESHWSDFQPPSSSAMIYRREVIPRQRALSALLIGLGIIVTLILLLVLSYFMHIYSSDHSHINMHDSLNPICLLPRLTGKCRSKLHRWGWNPQKTICEEFIYGGCGANENNFLTKEECEAVCKITVYI, encoded by the exons ATGGCTCAAGAAAAAGAGTCTCTTGTGGAGTCTCATTGGTCTGATTTTCAACCTCCATCAAGCTCAGCGATGATCTACAGACGGGAAGTTATTCCTCGTCAACGAGCGTTATCTGCGTTACTAATTGGCTTGGGAATTATTGTAACATTGATACTTTTACTGGTTTTATCCTACTTCATGCACATTTACTCAAGTGATCATTCACATATTAACA TGCACGATTCACTAAATCCAATTTGTTTATTACCAAGATTAACTGGTAAATGTCGTTCAAAACTTCATCGTTGGGGTTGGAATCCACAAAAAACAATCTGTGAAGAATTCATCTATGGTGGTTGTGGTGCaaatgaaaataactttttaaCCAAAGAAGAATGTGAAGCAGTATGTAAGATTACAGTTTACATATAA